A window of the Isosphaera pallida ATCC 43644 genome harbors these coding sequences:
- the rnhA gene encoding ribonuclease HI, whose translation MSNDVPTPRNYVKLYTDGACSGNPGPGGWAFVLIHPATGKQLSDSGAEAETTNNRMELTSVIKGLEALKRPCVVEIVTDSDYVRKGILEWMAGWKARGWQRKDGGKLKPVLNADLWKRIDELADRHQLRVTHVAGHSGHPENELCDRMAVAAYRKLIAG comes from the coding sequence ATGAGCAACGACGTCCCCACGCCCCGCAATTACGTGAAGCTGTACACCGACGGCGCGTGCAGCGGCAATCCCGGACCAGGCGGCTGGGCCTTCGTGCTAATTCATCCGGCCACCGGCAAGCAACTCAGCGATTCCGGCGCGGAAGCCGAAACCACCAACAACCGCATGGAACTGACCAGCGTCATCAAGGGACTCGAAGCGCTCAAACGACCCTGCGTGGTGGAGATCGTTACCGACAGCGATTATGTACGTAAGGGCATCCTCGAATGGATGGCGGGCTGGAAGGCGCGGGGCTGGCAGCGCAAGGACGGGGGTAAGCTCAAGCCGGTCCTCAACGCCGATCTTTGGAAGCGGATCGACGAACTGGCCGACCGTCACCAGCTGCGGGTGACTCATGTGGCGGGCCACTCGGGTCATCCCGAAAACGAACTGTGCGACCGGATGGCGGTGGCGGCCTACCGCAAACTCATCGCGGGTTGA
- a CDS encoding DUF1549 domain-containing protein, translated as MTPFDRFRRPPLRHAGLAAACVLIAVSTANAGPPANANGKELVSIQVFPSAIDLSGARDRQSLVVQAHYANGITRDVTGSSQFSLTDPTLARVEGAVFYPAKDGETTLNVTYEGQTVTLPVKVREAEVRHPLSFRLDVMPVFMKAGCNSGSCHGAARGKDGFMLSLFGYDPAGDHVRLTREQVGRRINLAIPEDSTLLEKAINAVPHTGGKLFEKESEYYATLREWISNGAPNDDVSKVAKVVAVELYPPNGVLDGAGETQQLTVRARYSDGTDRDVTSLAVFLTNNETSAAVSPTGLITAGERGEAFVMARFETHTVGSPFIVLPKGLVFEYPDEPEVNEIDTLVANKLKKLRMAPSGLCSDEEFLRRVTIDIVGLVPTPEEFEAFMNDTSPDKRARKVDELLERKEFSEIWVNKWAELLQVKSSQQVSVKAMFLYFNWLVDKLSKNTPMDQMVRELLSASGGTFKNPATNFFQSTNDTKLLAENVAQVFMGMRIQCAQCHNHPFDRWTQDDYYGFVAFFAQIGRKQGEDYREQIVFNSGGGETKHPVDGRTMAPTFLGGGPADVQGKDRRAVLAEWLTSPHNPYFAKSFVNRVWAHFFGVGIVEPVDDFRVSNPASNPELLDALARRFTESHYDLKQLVRDICASRTYQRSTTRNESNAGDRLNFAHANLRRIKAENLLDIISQVTETKDKFPGLPLGARAVQIANGATSTYFLTTFGRATRETVCSCEVKMEPTLSQALHLLNGDTTNAKIQQSPVIKRLIDAKTPPNEAITYLYIRVLGRKPLDEEINALNHLVAGREQDPAALKQGYEDIFWSLLNSREFLFNH; from the coding sequence ATGACTCCGTTCGACCGATTTCGACGGCCTCCCCTCCGCCACGCGGGGTTGGCCGCCGCTTGTGTCTTGATCGCGGTCTCGACCGCCAACGCCGGCCCGCCAGCCAACGCCAATGGGAAGGAACTGGTCTCGATCCAGGTTTTCCCCTCGGCGATTGACCTCAGCGGCGCACGCGACCGCCAATCGCTAGTGGTCCAGGCGCATTACGCCAACGGGATCACGCGGGATGTCACCGGCTCGTCCCAATTCAGCCTGACCGACCCCACCCTCGCACGGGTTGAAGGAGCGGTGTTCTATCCCGCCAAGGACGGGGAAACCACCCTGAACGTCACCTATGAAGGCCAAACGGTCACCCTGCCGGTCAAGGTGCGCGAGGCGGAGGTCCGCCATCCCCTGAGTTTCCGCTTGGATGTGATGCCGGTTTTCATGAAGGCCGGTTGCAACTCGGGCAGTTGTCATGGCGCAGCGCGGGGCAAGGACGGCTTCATGCTCTCGCTGTTCGGCTACGACCCAGCGGGCGACCACGTCCGTTTGACCCGCGAGCAGGTCGGGCGGCGGATCAACCTAGCGATCCCTGAAGACAGCACCCTGCTGGAGAAGGCGATCAACGCCGTGCCCCACACCGGCGGCAAACTGTTTGAGAAAGAAAGCGAATATTACGCTACGTTGCGAGAATGGATCAGCAACGGCGCGCCCAACGACGACGTTTCCAAGGTCGCCAAGGTGGTGGCCGTCGAACTGTACCCGCCCAACGGCGTCCTTGACGGCGCGGGCGAAACCCAGCAGCTCACCGTGCGGGCCCGCTACTCCGACGGCACCGACCGCGACGTGACCAGCCTGGCAGTCTTCCTGACCAACAACGAGACCTCCGCCGCGGTCAGTCCCACTGGCTTGATCACCGCCGGCGAACGCGGCGAAGCATTCGTCATGGCCCGGTTCGAGACCCACACCGTCGGCTCGCCGTTCATTGTGCTGCCCAAGGGACTGGTCTTCGAATACCCCGACGAACCCGAGGTCAACGAAATCGACACCCTGGTGGCCAACAAGCTCAAAAAACTGCGCATGGCCCCCTCTGGCCTCTGCTCCGACGAGGAATTCCTCCGCCGGGTGACCATCGACATCGTCGGACTCGTGCCCACCCCCGAGGAGTTCGAGGCGTTCATGAACGACACGTCCCCCGACAAGCGGGCGCGGAAGGTCGATGAACTGCTGGAGCGCAAGGAATTCTCCGAAATTTGGGTCAACAAGTGGGCCGAACTGCTCCAAGTCAAGTCATCCCAACAAGTCAGCGTTAAGGCGATGTTCTTGTATTTCAACTGGTTGGTGGACAAGCTGTCCAAGAACACGCCGATGGATCAAATGGTTCGAGAACTGCTCTCAGCCAGCGGCGGCACCTTCAAGAACCCCGCCACCAACTTCTTCCAATCGACCAACGACACCAAACTGTTGGCGGAAAACGTCGCCCAGGTGTTCATGGGGATGCGCATCCAGTGCGCCCAGTGTCATAACCATCCGTTCGACCGCTGGACCCAGGACGACTATTACGGCTTTGTGGCCTTCTTCGCGCAGATCGGCCGCAAGCAGGGCGAGGATTACCGCGAACAAATCGTGTTCAACTCCGGCGGCGGCGAAACCAAACACCCGGTGGACGGCCGCACAATGGCCCCCACCTTCCTGGGCGGCGGCCCCGCCGACGTTCAAGGCAAGGACCGTCGCGCGGTCCTAGCCGAATGGCTAACCTCACCACACAACCCGTACTTCGCCAAGAGCTTCGTCAACCGCGTCTGGGCCCACTTCTTCGGCGTGGGGATTGTCGAGCCGGTGGACGATTTCCGCGTCTCCAACCCCGCCTCCAACCCCGAACTCCTCGACGCACTGGCCCGACGGTTCACCGAATCCCACTACGACCTCAAGCAACTGGTACGCGACATCTGCGCCTCGCGGACCTATCAACGTTCCACCACGCGTAATGAATCCAACGCCGGCGACCGGCTCAACTTCGCCCACGCCAACCTGAGGCGGATCAAGGCCGAAAACCTGTTGGACATCATCAGTCAAGTGACTGAAACGAAAGATAAGTTTCCTGGTCTGCCCCTGGGCGCGCGGGCGGTCCAGATCGCCAACGGCGCGACCTCAACCTACTTCCTAACCACCTTCGGCCGCGCAACCCGCGAGACGGTCTGCTCCTGCGAAGTCAAAATGGAACCCACCCTCTCCCAGGCACTCCACCTGCTCAACGGCGACACCACCAACGCCAAAATCCAGCAAAGTCCCGTGATCAAACGATTGATCGACGCCAAGACCCCGCCCAACGAGGCCATCACCTACCTCTACATCCGCGTCTTGGGCCGCAAGCCGCTCGACGAGGAAATCAACGCGCTCAATCACCTCGTCGCCGGCCGGGAACAAGACCCAGCCGCGCTCAAGCAGGGTTACGAAGACATCTTCTGGTCCTTGCTCAACAGCCGCGAATTTCTGTTCAATCACTGA
- a CDS encoding DUF1501 domain-containing protein, with amino-acid sequence MLSKSTPCRGSSLSRRGFLAVGAVSGLGLTLGDYFRLRARADIKQGRKIEPKADSVIHIFLPGGIAAQESFDPKPLAPVEYRGQLGTVATKLPGEVFCQTLPKLAQVADKITLIRSMTHGEAAHERGTHNMFTGYRPSPALQYPSMGSVVAHEYGPRNNLPPYICIPTQPNEYAGTGYLSSSYSGFSLGADPAAANFSVRDLNLPSGINEARFASRRSALEAVNAYFRAKEQDDGLSAMDSFYERAYSLISSQTAREAFNIAAEPQAIREEYGMNQAGQRMLMARRLVAAGARFVTLTYGSWDMHTNIFPAMQNAMPAFDQALSTLITDLDRQGLLDRTLVMVSSEFGRTPKVNGDAGRDHWPKVFSVLLAGGGLKRGYIHGASDSTATEPERDPVGPEDLATTIYHQLGIDAEKELMAPGDRPIEIVDGGRVIQELLA; translated from the coding sequence ATGTTGAGCAAGTCCACCCCGTGTCGGGGTTCGTCGTTGAGCCGTCGCGGCTTCCTGGCGGTCGGAGCCGTTAGTGGTCTCGGATTGACCCTGGGCGACTACTTCCGGCTCCGCGCGCGGGCCGACATCAAGCAAGGCCGCAAGATCGAACCCAAGGCCGACTCGGTCATCCACATCTTCCTGCCCGGCGGCATCGCGGCGCAGGAGTCGTTCGATCCCAAGCCGCTGGCCCCGGTGGAATACCGCGGCCAACTCGGCACGGTGGCGACCAAGCTGCCCGGCGAGGTCTTCTGCCAAACCCTGCCCAAACTGGCCCAGGTGGCCGACAAGATCACCCTGATCCGCTCGATGACCCACGGCGAGGCGGCCCACGAACGCGGCACCCACAACATGTTCACCGGCTACCGGCCCAGCCCAGCGCTGCAATACCCCAGCATGGGTTCGGTGGTGGCCCACGAGTACGGTCCCCGCAACAACCTGCCACCCTACATCTGCATCCCCACCCAGCCCAACGAGTACGCCGGCACCGGCTACCTCTCCTCGAGCTACTCCGGCTTCTCGCTAGGGGCCGATCCAGCCGCTGCCAACTTCTCGGTGCGCGACCTCAACCTGCCCAGCGGCATCAACGAGGCCCGGTTCGCCTCGCGGCGCTCGGCGCTGGAGGCAGTCAACGCCTACTTCCGCGCCAAGGAACAAGACGACGGACTGTCGGCGATGGATAGCTTCTACGAACGGGCCTACAGCCTGATCTCGTCTCAGACCGCCCGCGAAGCGTTCAACATCGCCGCCGAACCCCAGGCGATCCGCGAGGAGTACGGCATGAACCAAGCCGGTCAGCGGATGCTGATGGCCCGCCGCTTGGTCGCCGCCGGCGCGCGGTTTGTCACCCTAACCTACGGCAGTTGGGACATGCACACCAACATCTTCCCGGCGATGCAAAACGCCATGCCCGCCTTTGATCAGGCGTTGTCCACCCTGATCACCGACCTGGACCGTCAAGGCCTGCTGGACCGCACCCTGGTCATGGTCTCCTCCGAATTCGGGCGCACCCCCAAGGTCAACGGCGACGCCGGACGCGACCACTGGCCCAAAGTCTTCAGCGTGCTGCTGGCCGGCGGCGGCCTCAAGCGGGGCTACATCCACGGCGCGTCGGACTCCACCGCTACCGAGCCGGAACGCGATCCGGTCGGTCCCGAAGACCTCGCCACCACCATCTATCACCAACTGGGTATCGACGCCGAGAAGGAACTCATGGCCCCTGGCGATCGTCCCATCGAAATCGTGGACGGCGGCCGGGTGATTCAGGAACTCCTGGCCTAA
- a CDS encoding NAD(P)/FAD-dependent oxidoreductase, with translation MTKCDVAVLGAGAAGMMAALRAAERGRSVTLLEKNKRPGIKILMSGGTRCNVTNARGLRRAEARALSGPIDPAYNLDQGKGARSIQEAFGPNGAFLAPALKAFSAGDTVRFFEAEGVALKIEANGKIFPVSNRAVDVLAALVGRLKRSGARLELSCPARAIEPLPLSRGGGFRIETPHGTLEARTLVLATGGLSYPGCGTTGDGYGFAQRVGHTLVEPKPALVPLKVAASWVPELRGIAVPDAEATALPDAEVATPTTTTATATATGRQTATATALACARREAVLFAHFGLSGPAILDVSSAVARLDDPTRCRLRLDFLPDLSSEALDKTLQTESRLGRRLVETLLPAHLPHRLVQALLLHAGLPADRKGPDLSREERKRLVRTLKTLDLPITGTLGFEKAEVTSGGVALEEVDPHTGRSLLHPDLRLVGEVLDLDGRIGGYNFQAAWSGGWLVGSTV, from the coding sequence ATGACTAAATGCGACGTGGCGGTGCTGGGGGCGGGGGCGGCGGGGATGATGGCCGCCCTCCGGGCAGCCGAGCGGGGCCGCTCGGTAACCCTGCTTGAAAAGAACAAGCGTCCGGGCATCAAGATTTTGATGTCCGGTGGCACCCGCTGCAACGTCACCAACGCTCGCGGCCTGCGACGGGCCGAGGCACGGGCGCTTTCGGGCCCGATTGACCCAGCTTACAACCTCGACCAGGGCAAGGGGGCGCGGTCGATTCAGGAGGCGTTCGGACCAAATGGCGCGTTTCTGGCTCCAGCGCTCAAAGCGTTTTCGGCGGGCGACACGGTCCGGTTCTTCGAGGCCGAGGGAGTCGCGCTGAAGATCGAGGCCAACGGCAAAATCTTCCCGGTCTCCAACCGGGCAGTGGACGTGCTGGCCGCCTTAGTCGGTCGTCTGAAGCGTTCGGGAGCGCGGTTGGAATTAAGTTGCCCGGCCCGGGCCATCGAGCCGTTGCCGTTGTCGCGGGGGGGCGGCTTTCGGATCGAGACGCCCCACGGCACACTGGAAGCGCGGACTTTGGTGCTGGCCACCGGCGGCCTGTCTTACCCGGGTTGCGGCACCACCGGCGACGGCTACGGCTTCGCCCAACGGGTTGGTCACACCCTGGTCGAACCCAAACCGGCTCTGGTCCCCCTGAAGGTGGCCGCCTCCTGGGTGCCCGAACTCAGAGGGATCGCCGTGCCCGACGCCGAAGCCACCGCCCTGCCCGACGCCGAGGTGGCCACTCCGACCACCACCACGGCGACCGCGACGGCGACTGGCCGTCAAACGGCCACGGCCACCGCCTTGGCCTGCGCCCGCCGCGAGGCGGTGCTGTTTGCTCACTTCGGCCTTTCAGGACCGGCCATTCTCGATGTCAGTTCCGCCGTAGCGCGACTCGACGACCCCACCCGCTGCCGTCTGCGTCTTGACTTCCTGCCCGACCTTTCAAGCGAAGCCCTGGACAAAACCCTTCAGACTGAAAGCCGCCTAGGTCGGCGGTTGGTCGAGACGCTGTTGCCGGCCCACCTGCCCCACCGTCTGGTCCAAGCCCTCCTCCTCCACGCTGGTCTGCCCGCCGATCGCAAAGGCCCCGACCTCTCCCGCGAAGAACGCAAACGCCTGGTGCGAACCCTCAAAACCCTCGACTTGCCGATCACCGGTACCCTCGGCTTCGAAAAGGCCGAAGTCACCAGCGGAGGCGTCGCGCTGGAAGAAGTCGATCCCCACACCGGACGCAGCCTACTCCACCCCGACCTGAGACTCGTGGGCGAGGTGCTGGACCTAGACGGCCGCATCGGCGGCTACAACTTCCAAGCCGCTTGGAGCGGTGGCTGGTTAGTGGGCTCGACAGTCTAG
- a CDS encoding PPC domain-containing protein: MTPLDNPAPPQSSPARACQTQTRFRRPGRSLALWLTRAGVSLAWAWAGIVMTAAPAGAVPQIASVSPLGAQRGTEVEVTLTGTHLNDLEELIFFRPGIEVVKIENDAFDKARVTLKIAADCPPGLYDFRPRSRRGGLGALQSFSVGALNEIKEIEPNNDFTAPQEIPLGSTVNGVAGNEDVDYYAVKLTKGQRLTAEVEGIRLGITLFDPYVAILNSERFELATSDDAAQVRQDGIATIVAPEDGTYIVEVRESAYQGNGACFYRLHVGEYPRARAVFPAGGKAGSTVQLRWIGDPAGERTTTVTLPSDPESIARFTLFDQDERGISPAPYVFRISDLEDVNEDNAWADPNGPQPIPAPGAVNGVIDQPGDSDSFRFTAKKGQVFEIRAHARSIRSPLDPVLNVARLGGGVLAGNDDIAAGNPDCFIAFTAPEDADYVVTLYDHLGQGGPEFVYRIELTTPLPKVTLTPQAEQLRRGTPIGAASVPQGNRQAILVSAGRANYGQVLHLLAHDLPPGVVLKAPPFPTNLNLMPVIFEAAPDAAIGASLIQLDLGPDLTAASAQPPPPKPVVEFSHTSTLVYGQNNISFWDRVTDRYAVGVIQAVPFSIAAVEPQAPLVRNGSLELRVQARREPGFDGEITLNLPWNPPGVSSARNVKIPKDRSEATITLNANGNAPTQTWPIVVEATASLPNPSAPPNARTPNIDVRIASDFINLTIGTPHLSLASKPAGGEQGKEIFVAAELSKIRDFEGEALIELLGLPHQVSCEPVKVKADTTEVTFKLTTTTASPVGQHKGILARFTIQEHGEPVVFNVGLAPVRIDKPAPAPVQTAPTPQPQAQPAQPQTKPLSRLEQLRLEYQARQAARAEKAKADPQGQPPPSP; this comes from the coding sequence ATGACCCCGTTGGACAACCCTGCCCCGCCCCAATCCAGTCCCGCCCGCGCGTGCCAGACCCAAACGCGATTCCGACGACCCGGACGATCGTTGGCGTTGTGGTTGACCCGGGCAGGGGTGTCGCTGGCGTGGGCGTGGGCAGGGATCGTGATGACGGCGGCTCCGGCCGGGGCCGTTCCCCAAATCGCCTCGGTCAGCCCCCTGGGCGCGCAACGCGGCACCGAGGTCGAAGTCACGCTCACCGGCACTCATCTCAACGACCTGGAGGAGCTGATCTTCTTCCGTCCGGGCATCGAAGTCGTCAAAATCGAGAACGACGCCTTCGACAAAGCGCGGGTCACCCTCAAAATCGCTGCCGACTGCCCGCCGGGCCTCTACGATTTCCGGCCCCGCAGCCGCCGGGGCGGCCTAGGCGCGTTGCAGAGCTTCAGCGTCGGCGCGCTGAATGAGATCAAGGAAATCGAGCCCAACAACGACTTTACCGCGCCCCAGGAAATCCCGCTGGGCAGCACGGTCAACGGCGTGGCGGGCAACGAGGATGTCGATTACTACGCCGTCAAGCTCACCAAAGGCCAACGCCTCACTGCCGAGGTCGAGGGGATTCGCCTGGGAATCACCTTGTTCGACCCCTATGTGGCCATCCTCAACTCCGAACGCTTCGAACTGGCCACCAGCGACGACGCCGCTCAGGTCCGGCAGGACGGCATCGCCACGATCGTTGCCCCTGAGGACGGCACCTACATCGTCGAAGTCCGTGAAAGCGCCTATCAGGGCAACGGCGCGTGTTTTTATCGGCTCCACGTCGGCGAGTACCCCCGCGCCCGCGCTGTCTTCCCGGCCGGCGGCAAGGCCGGTTCAACAGTCCAACTGCGCTGGATCGGCGACCCGGCCGGCGAACGGACCACCACGGTGACCCTGCCCTCTGACCCCGAGTCCATCGCTCGCTTCACCCTGTTCGACCAGGACGAACGAGGCATCAGCCCGGCTCCCTACGTGTTTCGGATCAGCGATCTGGAGGATGTCAACGAGGACAACGCCTGGGCCGACCCTAACGGTCCCCAGCCGATTCCAGCCCCTGGCGCGGTCAACGGCGTCATCGACCAACCGGGCGACAGCGACTCGTTCCGCTTCACCGCTAAGAAGGGACAGGTGTTCGAGATTCGCGCTCACGCCCGCTCGATCCGCTCGCCTCTGGACCCGGTCCTCAACGTCGCGCGTTTGGGAGGAGGCGTTCTTGCGGGTAACGACGACATCGCCGCGGGCAACCCCGATTGCTTCATCGCCTTCACCGCTCCCGAGGATGCCGATTATGTCGTGACCCTCTACGACCACCTGGGCCAAGGTGGTCCCGAGTTCGTGTACCGCATCGAATTGACCACCCCCCTCCCCAAGGTGACCCTCACCCCTCAGGCTGAACAACTGCGCCGCGGTACCCCAATCGGCGCAGCGTCGGTCCCTCAGGGCAATCGCCAAGCGATTCTGGTCTCGGCGGGACGGGCTAACTACGGTCAGGTTCTCCACCTCCTCGCCCATGACCTGCCGCCGGGGGTGGTGCTCAAAGCCCCCCCCTTCCCCACCAACCTCAACCTGATGCCGGTGATTTTCGAGGCCGCCCCCGACGCTGCGATCGGCGCGTCGCTGATCCAGCTCGATCTAGGACCGGACCTCACCGCCGCCTCCGCACAGCCCCCCCCACCCAAGCCGGTCGTCGAGTTCAGCCACACCTCAACCCTGGTTTACGGCCAGAACAACATCAGCTTTTGGGATCGCGTCACCGATCGCTACGCGGTGGGGGTCATCCAGGCAGTGCCGTTCTCGATCGCAGCGGTCGAACCCCAAGCCCCCCTGGTGCGCAACGGTAGTCTGGAACTCCGGGTGCAAGCGCGTCGGGAACCGGGCTTTGACGGCGAGATTACCCTGAACCTGCCTTGGAACCCGCCGGGGGTCTCCTCGGCCCGCAACGTCAAAATCCCCAAAGACCGTTCGGAAGCGACCATCACCCTCAACGCCAACGGCAACGCTCCAACCCAGACCTGGCCAATCGTGGTTGAAGCCACCGCCTCACTGCCTAACCCATCCGCGCCTCCCAACGCCCGCACCCCCAACATCGACGTGCGGATCGCCTCCGACTTCATCAACCTGACCATTGGCACTCCGCATCTGAGTCTCGCGTCCAAACCAGCCGGGGGAGAACAGGGCAAGGAGATCTTCGTGGCCGCCGAACTCTCCAAGATACGCGACTTTGAAGGCGAAGCGTTGATTGAACTGCTGGGTCTGCCCCACCAAGTTTCCTGCGAGCCAGTCAAAGTCAAGGCCGACACCACCGAGGTCACGTTCAAATTGACCACCACCACCGCGTCGCCAGTGGGTCAGCACAAGGGGATTCTGGCCCGCTTCACCATTCAGGAACACGGCGAACCTGTGGTCTTCAACGTCGGCCTCGCCCCAGTGCGGATCGACAAACCGGCCCCGGCCCCGGTCCAAACGGCTCCGACGCCTCAACCCCAAGCCCAGCCAGCGCAACCTCAGACCAAGCCGTTGAGCCGCCTGGAGCAACTGCGTCTGGAGTATCAAGCCCGCCAGGCCGCCCGAGCCGAGAAGGCCAAGGCCGATCCCCAAGGCCAACCTCCTCCCTCGCCGTGA